The Synergistota bacterium genomic sequence TGACGCATCATGTCAGGTGTAGCTATAGTTGCATCAAAGTCTATCCAACCTTCGTTCTGGATCTTCTCGATCAACTCTAAACCACCAACATAGTCAGCCCCCGCTGATTTGGCCTCTTCAGCCTTCTCTCCTTGAGCAAAGACAAGGACCTTTTTCTCTTTACCGGTGCCGTGAGGAAGTAAGGCTGTTCCTCTAACTTGCTGATCAGCATGCCTTGGGTCAACACCTAATCTTATTGCTACATCTATACTCTCATTAAACTTAGCATTAGCAAGCTTCTTAACAAGAGAAATCCCTTCCTTACTTGAATAAAGTTTTCCTTTTTCAATAATATCCTTCAAAGCTAAATATCTTTTACCTCTTCTTGCCATTTAAACTCCCTCCTTGTGGTACATTAACGAGCCTTTTAAGACTCTCCCACTAAAAATTAACCTTCTATTATTTCTATACCCATACTCCTTGCAGTTCCCTCGACTATTTTCATAGCAGCCGTAATGTCATTAGTATTCAAATCGGGCATCTTTATTTGAGCTATTTCTCTTAACTGAGCCTTTGTAATTCTACCTACTTTGTTCCTATTAGGCTCACTAGAACCCTTCTCGATCCCCGCTGCTTTTTTGAGCAAGACTGATGCTGGCGGGGTCTTAAGCACAAAAGTAAAACTTCTATCAGAGTAGATGGTCACAACTACAGGTACAGTCATACCTGCTTGACTTGATGTGGCAGCATTAAAGGCCTTACAAAACTCCATTATATTAACACCATACTGACCAAGAGCTGGCCCCACTGGCGGAGCAGGCGTAGCTTTTCCAGCAGGTATAAGAAGTTTAACTTCAGCTACAACCTTTTTTGCCAAGGCTATTCACCTCCTACATCTTTTCTAACTGCATGAAATCGATCTCTACCGGTGTTTCTCTTCCAAAAACATTTAAAAGAACCTTTACCTTACCTTTCTCCGAGTTAATCTCTTTAACAATACCCACTGAACCCTCAAAAGGACCGTCTACTATCTTAACTGTCTCACCAGGCTCAAGATCTATCTTAATCTGTTTCTTCTCCTCTATACCTATTTGTTGCAGAATGGACTTCACTTCTTCATCGTTTAAAGGTACCGGATTTCCACCTGATCCCACAAATCCCGTTACCCCCGGAGTATTCCTAACAACAAAATAAGATTGCTCATCCAATATCATCTCTATTAAAACATAGCCCGGAAAAACCTTTCTCTTTGTTATCTTCTTTTTACCTCCCTTTATACTAACCCTCTGCTCAATAGGAACAAGAACTTTAAATATTTTATCTTCCATTCCCATAGTCTCTATCCTCTGCTCCAAATTAGCCTTGACTCTATTCTCATATCCTACATAGGTATGAACCGCATACCATTTCTTCTCCTTTTTTCCATCAATCACCAAGTAGGTTCACCTCAACAGTTTACCCATTACCCATGTACAAAATATATCTACTAAACCAAGATATACAGAAACAAGCATGACAACTACTATAACAGTCAGCGTAGCATACATAACTTGCTTCCTCGATGGCCAAGTTACTTTTTTAAGCTCCGCCCAAGCTTCTCTTAAAAAAGATATAAACCTCTCCATAACGTCATCTCCCCCAAAACACATAAAATAATGGCAGGCCCGGCAGGACTCGAACCTGCAACCCCCGGATTTGGAATCCGGTGCTCTAACCTATTAGAGCTACGGACCT encodes the following:
- the rplA gene encoding 50S ribosomal protein L1; translated protein: MARRGKRYLALKDIIEKGKLYSSKEGISLVKKLANAKFNESIDVAIRLGVDPRHADQQVRGTALLPHGTGKEKKVLVFAQGEKAEEAKSAGADYVGGLELIEKIQNEGWIDFDATIATPDMMRHVSRLGKILGPRGLMPSPKAGTVTNDVGMAVKEIKSGRIEFKVDRYGIVHATIGKASFSENQLYENFQALLSAIIKAKPPAAKGQYIKSIAISPTMGPSVKIDPNIAQKELAVE
- the rplK gene encoding 50S ribosomal protein L11, yielding MAKKVVAEVKLLIPAGKATPAPPVGPALGQYGVNIMEFCKAFNAATSSQAGMTVPVVVTIYSDRSFTFVLKTPPASVLLKKAAGIEKGSSEPNRNKVGRITKAQLREIAQIKMPDLNTNDITAAMKIVEGTARSMGIEIIEG
- the nusG gene encoding transcription termination/antitermination protein NusG; this translates as MDGKKEKKWYAVHTYVGYENRVKANLEQRIETMGMEDKIFKVLVPIEQRVSIKGGKKKITKRKVFPGYVLIEMILDEQSYFVVRNTPGVTGFVGSGGNPVPLNDEEVKSILQQIGIEEKKQIKIDLEPGETVKIVDGPFEGSVGIVKEINSEKGKVKVLLNVFGRETPVEIDFMQLEKM
- the secE gene encoding preprotein translocase subunit SecE, whose translation is MERFISFLREAWAELKKVTWPSRKQVMYATLTVIVVVMLVSVYLGLVDIFCTWVMGKLLR